A stretch of DNA from Vanrija pseudolonga chromosome 6, complete sequence:
GTTCTCGCTCGACAAGGCGGCCGCGATCCGCGAGCACGGCTTGAAGGGTACGTTGAtggtggaggagggtggAGCTGATGGCAGTCTTCTCGAGCTCCCTCGTCAACGGCTTTGATCTCGGATTCGTCGTCATCTTCATGGTCTATCTCGGCGCCCGTGTAtacggcgtgcgcgcgcacgacccCTCGGCCATGGAGTTTGGCGCAGACTTGCTCGCAATAGGTGGGTCGCGCGAGTGAGGGTCGAGCTGATTGATTCCAGGTGCCGTAATCATGTTCCCCCGCTTGGCGTTCATGACGCTCGCGAACAACCTCATGATTCTCAGTATCCGCTCGATGCTGTCCGAGTTCTTTTGTAAGCTATACAGATTGGGCTGAAGCTTACACCAGTCCTCATGAGCGTCGGAATCTTCTGCTTCATCGGCTTTGTGTACGCGCTCCGCACGCTCGGCAAGGGTGGCACCAAGTGAGTACCCGACACTAGCCCCGCTGACCTGGCCGTAGCCACCACCCCGTGTCCCAGATCTGTTGGTGGCTCCTGGAAGTGTACtttggcctcgacgccacggGCTTCGAGTCGGCCGGTGAGCTGCGTCGAGTTTTAGCACAGCTAACCCCCAGTCGACTTCCACCCATGGCTCGGCCCAATCCTCATGGTCCTTTACGGCTTCCTGTCCAAcacgctcctcctcaccgtCCTCGTGGCCATCCTCGGCAACACGTTCGCCACGAtcaacgccgacgcgtccGCCGAGTCCATGTTCCGCAAGGCCGTGGCGAccgtcgagggcgtcaaggccgacgccgtgttcAGCTACCAGCTCCCATTCAACATTCTTGCTGTTGTCGTACTGTATCCCCTTAGCTTTGTCCTCAATCCCCGATGGTTCCACAAAGTCAATGGTAGGTGAACTCGAGTTGGCAGCACCTAACCCCAGTCTTCATGATTCGTGTGACCAACCTCCCCGTGCTCATGCTCATTGCACTCTACGAGCGCCAGACGTACAACCAATCGACCCTGTGGGAGCAGATCTGCGACTACGCAGATCGCTACTTTAGCATCATCTCCTCTGCCAGTGAGTGCCTCGGACGCGACAAGGTTCTGACGACAACCAGCCGGCTTCGAAGGCCTCATTGGCGCTGGAATGGACATCTCGGCCGTGTTTGAGATTGAGCGCGAGTACGGCACCGCCTATATTGACtgggagggcgacgacgaccaggtcgtcgtcattgacggcgaggagatcACGACCGATGGGCCAGTGACACCCGTGACTCCCATTACGGGCACGTTAACCGGCTCTGGCGCGATCACCGAATCTCCCGTCCAGACCTCGTTCTCGACCCAAGTCTCGCCACACACCGCCCGGCGGAGGCGTCAGTCCATGAACGGTGCACATGGGCATGGCCATGGACACGGACATTTGGGACATCATCACGCCCCTTCTCCACACCTGCCACCGGCCGCTCTTCCCCCGGCACCGCTGCCTCGTGTCCGCAGGAATAGCACGCTGTACGGCCCGAGCCCGCTCGCACAGCTGTTTGTTCGCTCGCCAGAGGAAGCAACAAGCGGGCCCCAGCGTCGCGTCACCGTCATGGCTGGGTCTCTACCCGCCACATCCATGGTGCTGCAATCGCCCAGGCGACCACAGCGCGTGTCGCTCGGCCCTCAGGGGGCAGCTCAAGCGCCTCGGGCAGCCCAGATGTCCACGAGTTTAAACGTCAGCAGCGCTCTGGCCTCGCTGgaacacgacgacgtggaTTCGCCAAAGCGCCCTCCTcttcgcgccggcgccacggcTACGATCCACGAGGTGTCACAGCCGCCGTCAccctcggccgacgagaagcAGCGCCGCAGCGTCCCGTTCCCATCAGCAGAAGAGACCACTGCGGCTgcgcgccagcgcgtcgTGTCATTCAAGGAACAGACGTCACCGCGCATcccgcgcacggcgtcgctgACGAGAGTGGCGTCGACGGAAGGCACtgcgcggtcgtcgacgccgcgcacgcccagGTCACAGTCACCGCGCAACGTGCCCAACTCTCCGAACCTGGCtgcgcgcaaggccgcgccgtcgcccgccaaCAGGGTGTGCGCCAAGGCGTCtgagctgctcgagtcgCAGCAGGctgatgccgaggccgcccgcgacaacgacgaccgcATCGCGTCCATGGAGCTGCGTCAGCGCCGCATCGAGGCcatgctcgagcagctggtcGCGAGTCTGGGCGGCCAGGGCGACAGTGCGATTGATCAACGCGGTGTCGCGATCGGCAGCAGGAATGAGGAGCACTTTGACACGTTTGACGAGTCGGCTGTGGAGTAGAGCCCCGAGTGACGGAGCGGTGAGTTTTAGACGTTTGGTTTCATGTGTTGCTTTACTGTATTTCATTATGCTACTGCTCTACTGTGTGATCtgggggagggaggccaAGGTGGTCGATACAGTGGGGAGGGCGCGGAGTGTCTGGGTTGGTGTGGGGGCTATCGGCTGCCGAAGTGGCAGGGTAGTGGGAGCGCTCAAGTACTCTCGCACCCGGCGGCTTCGTCGCCGCACCacgccgcggtcgagcttgtcgccTCCGGCTTAGGCATCGTACACCGACTCGAACGACTTGAAGCCCTTGATCTCGATGGGGTTGCCGCTGGGGTCGCGGAAGAACATGGTCCACTGCTCGCCGGGCTGGCCCTCGAAGCGGACCTGCGGCTCCATGACAAACTCGGTgttggcggccttgaggcgctccgcgagcgcctgccAGTCTGGCAGgagcagcacggcgccgagatgcGGCATGGGCACCCAGtggtcgccgaccttgcccgTGTTGGTCGTCTTGAAgggctcgccgaggtgcagCGAGATCTGGTGCCCGAAGAAGTCAAAGTCGACCCAGGTGTCGGTCGACCGGCCCTCCTTGCACCCGAGCACGTCCTTGTagaaggcgcgcgaggtcgcgaggGAGCGCACGTGGTAGGCGAGGTGGAAGAGGGAGCGGGAGGACATGGCGTGTGTGGGGGCGGGTCGGTATGGGGGTTGTTGAGAAAACGACGTGCAGGTTATAAGCGCCGGCTCGAGTCGTGCGTGTGGAGAGGAAGGAGAAAGCACAAGATTGATTCGGCCCGTTGCCGCCGGAGAAGTCCGACTCGCCTGCGGCCACTGGCCCGCTGGATCGGGCGCGCTGTCGGCTTTCAACGCGACGACATAGGGCGGGGTTAAAGCCGAGTGAAGCGATAGTAGCTGGGGGGTGGATTGGGGGGCGAGTGTAGGTGCGAGGGTAGCGAGCAAAGGCAGAGGCAGCGGCTCTGCTAGCTGGTGGTGGGTCGTTTGGCTGACGGACAGCCCACACCTCATTGCATCTTACGCTTTACCTTTGCTTCGGCTGATCGGCTGATCGGCCCAAGCTCAACACGTGCCCCCCACGTGCTCTGGATTTGATGGATTTATGGATTTGAGTTATAGGGACGGGCGGTTAGGCGCGATGCGTGCCAGGCTCAGCTCAGCGCTCAGCGCTCAGCCACAAGGCGATCTACTCCCGCTGCTGGCGTCGtgaggcggcgctgctggctggctggctggcggcactggcggcacTGGCAGGCtggcgcctcgccgagggaaGGGATGGCTGGGAGAGCTGTGCGCGGGCGCTGCACCAcgcccaccaccgcaccaccacggcTACCAccctgcgcgcgtcgtgctcctccttgcTGGCGTGCCCAATCTGAGACGTCGCCTTAATGCGCTGGTGGCCGTCGGTTGCCCTGAGCCGCGAGAAAGCACAACGAACGGTACTAGGCAGGCAGGCCCACCACTGTGCACAGGCATGCAATCGTGCTGGGCGGTGCGAAGTGCACCGTTTCGACTACGCCCCGAAACAAGACCACTACGGCAACGGTGACTGAGATCGCTGCTGCTACACTGCTcgctcccaccaccaccagccagctACACGCCACGCCCCGCGCCTCTTGCTCACGCCCAGACCACTGCAAATCAATCAAtcacgctcgctcgcatcgCATCATCGCCATTGCGCCCAGACTTGTGCACGAGCCCGCTCCCCTacgacgcgcccgcccgcccgcatTCCGGCTCCCAACTTTTCGACCACTGCAGCAACCACACTACCCCTTGTTGATTCGCCCTCACCTTCCCTCGGCTCATCACGCCCCTTAgcccctcgcctccctcgtcgtccctcctgctccctccctcgtccCCCCCGAACTTTCCCTTGTTCCACCCTTGCCTCGCCTTGACTTTGACTTTGGCTGGACAGCACATACACAcacatcgacgacgacactgcTTGCGACGACTTTGGACACTTTCATCTCACACGTTCACACATCTTctccacaacaacacaccCAACAACCCTTTTGTGGCTGTCTCACACTCAGCGCCCATCGTCACAGCATCGcctcacacccacacccactaCACGTTTATAAACACATCTCTCATCTGTAGCCCGtagccccctcccccctcctccacaaCACCTCACCACCATGACCGTCGCAAACGGCACTGTCAAGGTCAACGTCTCGAACCTCAAGGCCATCTACGAGGACGCCGGCCAGGGCCACGTCTTCAACTTCTGGGACAAGCTCACTCCCCTCGAGcaggcccagctcgccgagcagctggccTCGATCGACGTCAACCGCGTCAACCGTATCTACCGCAACGCCGTCGCAGCCGAGGCTCCCGTTACGCCCCTCGTCGAGACGCCCCAGGAGGTCCCCTCGGACGGTCTCCACCCGCccaacctcctcgcgctcgacaagtcgcgttcgccctcgcccgcgcccgtgcccgagcccgtcctccccctcccccagagcgcgtgcgcgaccgTCATTGacaacgccgaggacgtggcACGCTGGCGCGCTACTGGCCTCCAGGCCATTGCCAAcaacgaggtcgccgtcCTGCTCCTTGCTGGTGGCCAGGGCACCCGCCTCGGCTCGTCCCACCCCAAGGGCATGTACGACATCCAGCTCCCCTCGCACAAGTCGCTGTTCGAGTACCAGGCCGGCCGTATTGCTCGCctcgaggctgtcgccgccgccgccaccggtAAGAacgccaaggacgtcaaGATCCGCTGGTATGTCATGACCTCGGGTCCTACTCGCACCGAGACCGAGGCCTACTTTGAGAGCAAGAACTGGTTCGGCCTTGGCCAGGACAGTGTCATCTTCTTGGAGCAGGGTGAGTAGTGGCGCTGGGGCGCTGGCTGGGGCGTTCGGGGGGCTTGCTTTGCTGACACGCACACAGGTGTTCTCCCTGCTCTCTCCAACGACGGCAAGCTGCTGCTTGCGACTCCCTCGAGCCTCTCGGTTGCCCCTGACGGAAACGGTGGCCTCTACGCCGCCCTCCGTAAGCCACTCAGCCCCGACTCGGACCTCACCGTCCTTTCCGACCTTGACAACCGCGGTATCAAGTTTGTCCACGTTTACGGTGTCGACAACTGCCTCGTCAAGGTTGCCGACCCCATCTTCATCGGTGCCAACATTGAGCGTCAGGCTGCCTGCGGCGCCAAGGTTGTCCGCAAGCACCTTcccgccgagtcggtcggTGTCCTTGCCCTCAAGGGCGGTGCCTTCAGCGTCGTCGAGTACTCTGAGCTCTcgcgcgagaaggccgagcagctcgacgagactGGTCGCCTCGCTTTCTGGGCCGGCAACATTGTCAACCACTTCTACACGACCGAGTTCCTCCACTCGATCGAGGCCATGGAGCGCAAGATGGCCTTCCACATTGCCCGCAAGAAGATTGCCCACGTCGACGTTGCGACTGGCGAGACCATCAAGCCTTCTACCCCCAACGGCATGAAGCTCGAGCTCTTCGTCTTTGACGTCTTCCCCTTCACCTCGTCCCTCTCGgtcatcgaggtcgaccgtGCCGAGGAGTTCTCGCCCCTCAAGAACGCCCCTGGTTCCAAGACTGACGGCCCTGAGACGTCGCGCCgtgacctcctcgcccagcagcgccgctggctcgaggctgctggtgccactgtcgccgaggacgccgaggtcgaggtcacTCCCGAGATCACCtacggcggcgaggccctcgagTTTGTCGCTGGCAAGCACATTGCCCGCTCGGGTGTCATGTCGTcgcctgccgagctcgctgctCTTCTCTAAGTTTAGCAAAACCTTGACGGTCACCCATCCCTTCAACGAACACTATAGCGCAGTTCCTAATCCTGGGGCTGCTTGCCTGGGCCAGCCCCTCTCACAATCATGGACACTTGGATGGTGGCACTACGAATATCTCTCTCACGCTGCATTATGTACATAGGCCTTGCGGGCATGCATCATTGTCCTTAGAAAGGGGTTTGTGGAACCGAGCTGCAGGTGCGAGGCGCCACGCACCAACGGCCGCCACAACACAAGAGCTCAGATCACCTTGCCACTAATCCACACCCATGTCATGACTTCATGATGCACCCTCAAGATGGCACGCCTAACGTACACGCTATCTGCATCTAGATGGTGGTCGTCTACGAGAGGCTGGCGCCGGCAAACGACTTGGCCTTGCAGACGCCGTCCTTTGTGCGGATGCGGTGGACCGTCTTGGTCTCGGGGTCGGTCCagacggcctcgaggttgtcgagggtGGAGAAGTTGGGCTGGATGGTCTCGAAcaccttcttcttggggTTGAGCTGGGGCTCGGGGGTGGCGTctgcggtggtggtcagcGTTGTCGTCAGCTGCGTCTCGTCGACTCACTCTCGTACTTCTCGCCCTCAAAGTAGACGCGGTCTCCGGCCTGCGCACCGGCAGGGGGGAGAACAAACTCGACGCCAccgtccttgccgtcctttGACGACGCGCAGAGAAGCATGGCAAACGACTTGACACCGCGCATGGTCACGGGCTTGAGGTTGCACACGACAATGATGGTAGCGCCGCggatctcgtcctcggtcaTGTACTTGACCAGACCGGAGCACACGGTTCGTGGCTCGGCCTCTCCGACGTCAATCGACTCGACGTAGAGCGAGTCGGCATCGGGGTGGCGCTTGACTGCGGTGGGTTAGAATCGAGCACCAAACCAAACC
This window harbors:
- the UAP1 gene encoding UDP-N-acetylglucosamine pyrophosphorylase, encoding MTVANGTVKVNVSNLKAIYEDAGQGHVFNFWDKLTPLEQAQLAEQLASIDVNRVNRIYRNAVAAEAPVTPLVETPQEVPSDGLHPPNLLALDKSRSPSPAPVPEPVLPLPQSACATVIDNAEDVARWRATGLQAIANNEVAVLLLAGGQGTRLGSSHPKGMYDIQLPSHKSLFEYQAGRIARLEAVAAAATGKNAKDVKIRWYVMTSGPTRTETEAYFESKNWFGLGQDSVIFLEQGVLPALSNDGKLLLATPSSLSVAPDGNGGLYAALRKPLSPDSDLTVLSDLDNRGIKFVHVYGVDNCLVKVADPIFIGANIERQAACGAKVVRKHLPAESVGVLALKGGAFSVVEYSELSREKAEQLDETGRLAFWAGNIVNHFYTTEFLHSIEAMERKMAFHIARKKIAHVDVATGETIKPSTPNGMKLELFVFDVFPFTSSLSVIEVDRAEEFSPLKNAPGSKTDGPETSRRDLLAQQRRWLEAAGATVAEDAEVEVTPEITYGGEALEFVAGKHIARSGVMSSPAELAALL
- the YVC1_2 gene encoding Calcium channel YVC1 produces the protein MSTPRGEDETTPLLGASTFSEVDVYNLVHEIRVDIVSHIDTPLTYEQLIAPDSTYTIIRPLTEKYLVRRNPSVIFCLLLNKVQFTTDSHQLSIATLSESRATLCEILATRVLRGWSERSLHLATVLLTPWPIFQGASAQVVASAKADGEQDVLDDTGTALEMAIISSARRFIRSPSCQKVIEGIWSGKIIYSAVSVHALISDNYKTRPIQIYNPHKAPVLDHYRLKVPKIRAFLEYVNFAILFILYVVAIERLDPQHVNGYELVFIVYALAFSLDKAAAIREHGLKVFSSSLVNGFDLGFVVIFMVYLGARVYGVRAHDPSAMEFGADLLAIGAVIMFPRLAFMTLANNLMILSIRSMLSEFFFLMSVGIFCFIGFVYALRTLGKVDFHPWLGPILMVLYGFLSNTLLLTVLVAILGNTFATINADASAESMFRKAVATVEGVKADAVFSYQLPFNILAVVVLYPLSFVLNPRWFHKVNVFMIRVTNLPVLMLIALYERQTYNQSTLWEQICDYADRYFSIISSATGFEGLIGAGMDISAVFEIEREYGTAYIDWEGDDDQVVVIDGEEITTDGPVTPVTPITGTLTGSGAITESPVQTSFSTQVSPHTARRRRQSMNGAHGHGHGHGHLGHHHAPSPHLPPAALPPAPLPRVRRNSTLYGPSPLAQLFVRSPEEATSGPQRRVTVMAGSLPATSMVLQSPRRPQRVSLGPQGAAQAPRAAQMSTSLNVSSALASLEHDDVDSPKRPPLRAGATATIHEVSQPPSPSADEKQRRSVPFPSAEETTAAARQRVVSFKEQTSPRIPRTASLTRVASTEGTARSSTPRTPRSQSPRNVPNSPNLAARKAAPSPANRVCAKASELLESQQADAEAARDNDDRIASMELRQRRIEAMLEQLVASLGGQGDSAIDQRGVAIGSRNEEHFDTFDESAVE
- the YVC1_2 gene encoding Calcium channel YVC1 yields the protein MSTPRGEDETTPLLGASTFSEVDVYNLVHEIRVDIVSHIDTPLTYEQLIAPDSTYTIIRPLTEKYLVRRNPSVIFCLLLNKVQFTTDSHQLSIATLSESRATLCEILATRVLRGWSERSLHLATVLLTPWPIFQGASAQVVASAKADGEQDVLDDTGTALEMAIISSARRFIRSPSCQKVIEGIWSGKIIYSAVSVHALISDNYKTRPIQIYNPHKAPVLDHYRLKVPKIRAFLEYVNFAILFILYVVAIERLDPQHVNGYELVFIVYALAFSLDKAAAIREHGLKVFSSSLVNGFDLGFVVIFMVYLGARVYGVRAHDPSAMEFGADLLAIGAVIMFPRLAFMTLANNLMILSIRSMLSEFFFLMSVGIFCFIGFVYALRTLGKGGTNHHPVSQICWWLLEVYFGLDATGFESAVDFHPWLGPILMVLYGFLSNTLLLTVLVAILGNTFATINADASAESMFRKAVATVEGVKADAVFSYQLPFNILAVVVLYPLSFVLNPRWFHKVNVFMIRVTNLPVLMLIALYERQTYNQSTLWEQICDYADRYFSIISSATGFEGLIGAGMDISAVFEIEREYGTAYIDWEGDDDQVVVIDGEEITTDGPVTPVTPITGTLTGSGAITESPVQTSFSTQVSPHTARRRRQSMNGAHGHGHGHGHLGHHHAPSPHLPPAALPPAPLPRVRRNSTLYGPSPLAQLFVRSPEEATSGPQRRVTVMAGSLPATSMVLQSPRRPQRVSLGPQGAAQAPRAAQMSTSLNVSSALASLEHDDVDSPKRPPLRAGATATIHEVSQPPSPSADEKQRRSVPFPSAEETTAAARQRVVSFKEQTSPRIPRTASLTRVASTEGTARSSTPRTPRSQSPRNVPNSPNLAARKAAPSPANRVCAKASELLESQQADAEAARDNDDRIASMELRQRRIEAMLEQLVASLGGQGDSAIDQRGVAIGSRNEEHFDTFDESAVE